The following coding sequences lie in one Mesorhizobium sp. NZP2298 genomic window:
- a CDS encoding hydrogenase 4 subunit F gives MTAFSLDAVAAILLIPVVAAALLAALPNYRLAAGLNVAASLLTLLAAISLFVTVRPPPGQYLLIDDLNIVFIVLNTFVGFTTSVFSASYIAHELDTGRLTATNLRFYHAMYQIMMFGMNLAFVSNNIGLMWVAVELATLTTVLMVGIYRTHEALEAAWKYFILGSVGIALALFGTILVYMAAQPIVGEGTNAMVWTVLIEHAARFDPALLNVAFVFLLLGYGTKVGLAPLHAWLPDAHAEGPTPISAVLSGLLLNVALYAVLRFKLLLAASPDAIAPGPLMITMGLTSLIFAAFMLYRRRDIKRLFAYSSIEHMGIIVFAFGMGGPLANFAGLLHMVMHSLTKSAIFFTVGHIAQIKGTQNIAEIRGLTETHPGLGWALVIGVVAIAGLPPLGIFMSEFLVVSSTFARHPLLAIPLVFGILLAFGALLLRLTGVAFGEPRGSTAPAEASYVPMYSHLALVFAAGIYLPPPLVIWFQHVANLLG, from the coding sequence TTGACCGCGTTTTCCCTCGATGCGGTGGCCGCCATTTTGCTGATACCAGTCGTCGCGGCCGCGCTTCTGGCGGCGCTGCCGAATTATCGGCTGGCGGCTGGCCTCAATGTCGCCGCGAGCTTGCTGACCTTGCTCGCCGCAATATCGCTTTTCGTCACGGTTCGGCCACCGCCCGGTCAATACCTGCTCATCGACGATCTCAATATCGTTTTCATCGTGCTCAACACGTTCGTCGGCTTCACGACCAGTGTGTTCAGCGCCTCCTACATTGCGCACGAACTGGATACGGGACGGCTGACGGCGACGAATTTGCGATTTTATCACGCAATGTACCAGATCATGATGTTCGGCATGAATCTGGCGTTCGTGTCGAACAATATCGGCTTGATGTGGGTGGCGGTGGAACTTGCCACGCTGACCACCGTGCTCATGGTCGGCATCTACCGCACGCACGAGGCGCTGGAGGCGGCCTGGAAGTATTTCATACTCGGCAGTGTCGGCATAGCGCTTGCCCTCTTCGGCACCATCCTCGTCTACATGGCCGCGCAGCCGATTGTCGGCGAAGGCACGAATGCCATGGTCTGGACAGTGCTTATCGAGCACGCGGCGCGCTTCGACCCGGCGTTGCTCAACGTCGCCTTCGTCTTCCTGCTGCTCGGCTATGGGACGAAGGTTGGTCTTGCGCCTTTGCATGCCTGGCTGCCCGATGCGCACGCGGAAGGCCCGACGCCGATTTCAGCGGTGTTGTCGGGACTGCTCCTCAACGTCGCGCTCTATGCGGTGCTTCGCTTCAAGCTGCTGCTCGCGGCCAGCCCGGACGCGATCGCGCCTGGGCCACTGATGATCACGATGGGGCTCACCTCCCTCATCTTCGCGGCCTTCATGCTCTACCGCCGCCGCGACATCAAACGTCTGTTCGCATACTCCTCCATCGAGCACATGGGCATCATCGTGTTCGCTTTCGGCATGGGTGGCCCGCTCGCCAATTTTGCCGGACTGCTGCACATGGTCATGCACAGCCTGACCAAGTCGGCGATCTTTTTCACGGTCGGCCACATCGCCCAGATCAAGGGAACACAGAACATTGCCGAGATCCGGGGGCTGACGGAAACGCATCCGGGGCTTGGCTGGGCGCTCGTCATCGGCGTCGTTGCCATTGCAGGCCTGCCTCCGCTCGGCATCTTCATGAGCGAATTCCTGGTCGTGAGTTCGACATTCGCAAGGCACCCCCTTCTGGCGATTCCTCTGGTGTTCGGGATTCTGCTCGCTTTCGGCGCCCTGCTGCTTCGGTTGACCGGCGTTGCTTTCGGCGAACCGCGAGGCAGCACCGCGCCCGCCGAGGCGTCCTACGTTCCGATGTATTCCCACCTGGCGCTTGTGTTTGCCGCCGGCATCTATCTGCCACCACCGCTGGTCATATGGTTCCAGCATGTCGCCAACCTTCTGGGATGA
- a CDS encoding hydrogenase large subunit yields MPALSDLILAGKGVDNHFPWSRAVVTSKEWSFAVGQLAEGHWSLLGFWGEPGTVHMALFDETAGDIGVVSLLCPDGRYPSVGLLHPPALRLERAAADLFGLLPQGAPDTRRWLDHGHWGISFPLSARVRTSVAAAPPYQFLPAEGESLHQIPVGPVHAGIIEPGHFRFTASGETVVRLEERLGYTHKGIEGLMAGSDIDHAAKLAGRTSGDSTVAYALAFSRAVEAALGIEVPPRAVWLRALMAELERVANHLGDIGAICNDAAFALMHAHCGVLRERVLRASDAAFGHRLMRDRVVPGGASTYLNDEGTTAIWSLIAEIRQRFPALVELYDNTASLQDRTVATGRLKVELARQYRAGGYVGRASGQEFDARRSLAYPPYDALNFNVPLLQEGDVNARVWIRIHEVEQSLSLVEQILRQLPGGPIRVDFARTGGPHEGMALVEGFRGDILAWLRIGESGLVERCHLRDPSWFQWPLLEAAIEGNIVADFPLCNKSFNCSYSGHDL; encoded by the coding sequence ATGCCCGCACTGAGCGACCTCATCCTTGCCGGCAAGGGTGTCGACAACCATTTCCCCTGGTCGCGCGCGGTGGTGACTTCGAAAGAATGGAGCTTTGCCGTCGGGCAACTGGCCGAGGGCCACTGGAGCCTGCTCGGTTTTTGGGGCGAGCCAGGCACCGTCCACATGGCACTGTTCGACGAGACCGCCGGGGACATCGGCGTTGTCAGCCTGCTGTGTCCGGATGGCCGCTACCCGTCGGTCGGCCTGCTGCACCCGCCCGCATTGCGCCTTGAACGTGCGGCGGCGGACCTATTCGGGCTCTTGCCACAGGGCGCGCCCGATACACGACGGTGGCTTGACCATGGCCACTGGGGCATCAGCTTTCCGTTGAGTGCCCGCGTCCGGACTTCTGTTGCGGCGGCGCCCCCCTACCAATTCCTGCCTGCCGAGGGGGAAAGCCTGCATCAGATCCCGGTCGGGCCCGTGCATGCCGGCATCATCGAGCCAGGGCATTTTCGATTTACAGCGAGCGGCGAAACGGTCGTCCGGCTGGAGGAACGCCTGGGGTACACGCACAAGGGCATAGAGGGCTTGATGGCGGGGTCCGACATCGACCATGCCGCCAAGCTGGCGGGCAGAACCTCTGGCGACAGTACCGTGGCATACGCCCTTGCTTTTTCCCGCGCGGTCGAAGCGGCCCTGGGTATCGAGGTTCCTCCGCGCGCGGTCTGGCTGCGAGCGCTCATGGCCGAGCTGGAGCGTGTGGCCAACCATCTGGGCGACATCGGCGCCATCTGCAACGACGCCGCCTTCGCACTCATGCATGCCCACTGCGGCGTGCTGCGCGAGCGCGTATTGCGGGCAAGCGATGCCGCCTTCGGCCATCGTTTGATGCGCGACCGCGTCGTGCCCGGAGGAGCGTCGACCTACCTGAACGACGAGGGGACGACAGCGATCTGGTCCCTGATCGCGGAGATCAGGCAGCGGTTTCCGGCGCTTGTGGAACTCTACGACAACACCGCGTCGCTGCAGGATCGGACGGTCGCAACTGGGCGGCTGAAGGTGGAGCTCGCTCGACAATACCGCGCCGGAGGGTATGTCGGCCGGGCCTCCGGCCAAGAATTCGATGCGCGACGCAGTCTGGCCTATCCTCCCTATGACGCGCTCAACTTCAATGTGCCTCTCCTCCAGGAAGGCGACGTGAACGCCCGTGTCTGGATTCGCATTCACGAGGTCGAACAGAGCTTGTCCCTGGTCGAGCAAATCCTGCGCCAGCTGCCGGGCGGACCGATCCGTGTCGACTTTGCACGGACAGGCGGCCCGCATGAAGGCATGGCGCTCGTCGAGGGTTTCCGGGGCGACATTCTGGCCTGGCTGCGCATTGGTGAAAGCGGCCTGGTCGAGCGCTGTCACCTGCGCGATCCGTCATGGTTTCAATGGCCGCTGCTGGAAGCGGCCATCGAAGGCAACATCGTCGCCGACTTCCCGCTATGCAACAAATCGTTCAACTGCTCGTATTCGGGACACGACCTCTAA
- a CDS encoding NADH-quinone oxidoreductase subunit B family protein: MRKLLFESLIRPPLTERPPRVSDAAVDELARALNGVAHRRLGRSLSIRAVDAGSCNGCELEMHALNNAFYDIERFGIRFVASPRHADVLLVTGPVTKNMREALQRTYDATPNPKWVVALGDCAQNGGCFAGSYAVVGGVSEALPVDLHIPGCPPPPIEILKGLLALLEGVNSKAAVARS; the protein is encoded by the coding sequence ATGCGCAAGCTCCTCTTCGAAAGCCTGATACGCCCGCCGCTGACCGAGCGTCCGCCGCGAGTGAGCGACGCGGCGGTTGACGAACTCGCACGCGCCCTCAACGGGGTTGCTCATCGAAGATTGGGGCGAAGCCTGTCGATCCGGGCAGTCGATGCCGGTTCCTGCAACGGCTGCGAACTCGAGATGCACGCGCTCAACAACGCTTTCTACGATATCGAGCGTTTTGGAATCCGGTTCGTCGCATCGCCGCGCCATGCCGATGTCCTGCTTGTCACCGGGCCGGTGACCAAGAACATGCGCGAGGCATTGCAGCGGACCTATGACGCAACTCCCAACCCCAAATGGGTGGTCGCGCTCGGCGATTGTGCCCAGAACGGCGGCTGTTTCGCCGGCAGCTACGCCGTGGTGGGCGGAGTGTCGGAGGCGTTGCCTGTCGATCTGCACATTCCAGGCTGCCCGCCACCGCCCATCGAAATTCTGAAGGGCCTGCTCGCCTTGCTTGAGGGCGTGAATTCAAAGGCCGCCGTTGCCCGAAGTTGA
- a CDS encoding ATP-binding cassette domain-containing protein gives MSDIQATLSGKDAPHSKAPFSEVILRTEGLTKHYGGVHALIDCNFEIRKGEHVAIMGDNGAGKSTFVRQITAVEQRTSGKVWFCGKEVDFQGPLEAREAGIETVFQSLALADHLDVPDNIFLGREMIRFNLGLFSILDYKAMREATVAALKKTGVKIPNIANTIQNMSGGQRQCVAIARTATFHSKLTIMDEPTAALGVQETMQVENIVRALKEAGEPLILISHNMRQVMDLCDRIVVWRRGRICANLKKEETDGQDVVAYITGAKTHPEYASAA, from the coding sequence ATGAGCGACATTCAGGCAACACTTTCCGGCAAGGACGCTCCACATTCAAAGGCGCCGTTCAGCGAGGTAATCCTTAGGACCGAGGGGCTGACCAAGCACTATGGCGGTGTTCACGCGCTGATCGATTGCAACTTTGAGATCCGCAAGGGCGAGCACGTCGCGATCATGGGCGATAATGGCGCCGGGAAATCCACCTTTGTTCGTCAGATCACAGCGGTCGAGCAGCGAACCTCCGGCAAGGTCTGGTTCTGCGGTAAGGAGGTGGATTTCCAAGGTCCGCTTGAGGCGCGCGAGGCAGGCATCGAAACGGTCTTTCAAAGTCTCGCCCTTGCTGACCATTTGGATGTTCCCGACAACATTTTTCTCGGCCGTGAAATGATCCGCTTCAATCTCGGACTGTTCTCGATCCTCGACTACAAGGCGATGCGGGAGGCGACCGTTGCTGCCTTGAAAAAGACTGGCGTGAAGATTCCGAACATCGCGAACACGATCCAGAATATGTCCGGCGGCCAGCGTCAGTGTGTGGCGATCGCGCGGACCGCCACCTTCCATTCCAAGCTTACAATCATGGACGAACCCACAGCCGCCCTCGGCGTACAGGAGACCATGCAGGTCGAGAATATTGTCCGCGCGCTCAAGGAGGCGGGTGAGCCCCTGATCCTGATCAGCCACAATATGCGCCAAGTGATGGACCTATGCGATCGCATCGTCGTCTGGCGGCGCGGCCGCATATGCGCCAACTTGAAAAAGGAGGAAACTGACGGCCAGGACGTTGTCGCCTATATCACCGGCGCCAAGACCCATCCCGAATACGCGAGCGCTGCGTGA